A DNA window from Zingiber officinale cultivar Zhangliang chromosome 3A, Zo_v1.1, whole genome shotgun sequence contains the following coding sequences:
- the LOC122051003 gene encoding probable receptor-like protein kinase At5g61350, protein MAGGEKHGSTTTKKKVMAPVFFSLLILISPPTLPYANAAGSSAQLAPVRFSPIDNYLIDCGSPKMTQGDDGRFFRSESQSSSYLSTKEDIKIVADNSTAAANSTDVPLLYLTARVFPEESKYSFFISKPGRHWIRLYFFPFPNAGYNLTAASFTVRTDDLVLLQDFNPSSATTPPASPLLKEYLIEITEDRVSLIFCPKKGRMAFVNAIEVVSAPDKIIANTATSISPQVEFTGLRHYSLEVTYRINAGGPEIAPENDTLSRTWRTDEWFLKELKTVQNVSVAARKIKFPEDESVTPLIAPSEVYASAQEMANANTDKRHFNITWQFAVDPSFSYLIRLHFCDIVSKNLNELYFNVYINGLIGVSSLDLSTATGDLSVAYFKDFVANASTISNKAITIQVGPPPNSGLGTPNAILNGIEVMKMSNSAGSLDGQFSADGSYHGGSGAVSLERRIVSGVGLVLGAVAMVLVVMMFCRWRRRPAEWRKINGISSWLLPVHMKHRTYGRSSGSSKGSSRDRFGSNKCKSGYANLFPSGAMGLGRIFSLGEMKEATNNFDEKAVVGVGGFGKVYLGEFEGTKVAIKRGNPSSEQGINEFQAEIQMLSKLRHRHLVSLIGCCYENKEMILVYEYMSKGPLRDHFVGGDRTPLSWKQRLEVCIGAARGLHYLHTGASHGIIHRDVKTTNILLDENLVAKMADFGLSKAAPSLEQTHVSTAVKGSFGYLDPEYFRRQQLTEKSDVYSFGVVLFEVLCGRAALNPALPRDQVNLAEWAMQWHRRGQLEKIVDPHIASTISPASLKKYVESAEKCLAECGVDRPSMGDVLWSLEYALQLQEAGVGQQAVDDTTDESATHIPLDGGPVRLRDDVAATCDDGAATGDDESTLMSNPLCQGR, encoded by the coding sequence ATGGCCGGAGGTGAGAAACATGGGTCGACAACGACTAAGAAAAAAGTAATGGCGCCTGTTTTCTTCTCCCTCCTTATTTTGATCTCCCCTCCCACCTTGCCGTATGCGAACGCAGCGGGATCCTCCGCCCAGCTGGCGCCGGTGAGGTTCTCTCCCATCGACAACTACCTTATCGACTGCGGCTCGCCTAAGATGACCCAGGGCGACGACGGCCGTTTCTTTCGCTCAGAGTCGCAATCGTCCTCCTACCTGTCGACCAAGGAAGACATCAAGATCGTCGCCGATAACTCAACCGCGGCAGCGAATTCGACGGATGTGCCCCTTCTGTATCTGACGGCGAGGGTCTTCCCCGAAGAGTCGAAATACAGCTTCTTCATCTCGAAGCCCGGCCGTCACTGGATCCGCCTCTACTTCTTCCCTTTCCCTAACGCGGGTTACAACCTCACGGCGGCGTCCTTCACCGTCAGGACCGACGACCTCGTCCTCCTTCAAGACTTCAATCCTTCGTCCGCCACCACCCCGCCGGCGTCGCCGCTCCTCAAGGAGTATCTCATCGAGATCACCGAGGACAGAGTGTCGCTCATTTTCTGCCCCAAAAAGGGCCGCATGGCATTCGTCAATGCGATCGAGGTTGTGTCGGCGCCGGACAAAATCATCGCCAACACGGCTACCAGCATCTCCCCCCAGGTCGAGTTCACCGGCCTAAGACACTACTCCCTCGAGGTCACCTACCGGATCAACGCGGGGGGCCCGGAGATCGCGCCTGAAAATGATACACTCTCGCGGACATGGCGTACCGATGAGTGGTTCTTGAAGGAGCTCAAGACGGTGCAAAATGTCTCCGTCGCCGCCCGCAAGATCAAATTCCCCGAAGACGAATCGGTGACGCCGCTGATCGCGCCGAGCGAAGTGTACGCGAGTGCGCAGGAGATGGCGAACGCGAACACCGACAAGCGGCACTTCAACATCACATGGCAGTTCGCGGTCGATCCGTCCTTCTCCTATTTGATCCGCCTCCATTTCTGCGACATCGTGAGCAAGAACCTCAATGAGCTCTACTTCAACGTGTACATCAACGGCCTCATCGGCGTCTCCAGCCTCGACCTCTCCACGGCGACCGGCGACCTCTCGGTGGCCTACTTCAAGGACTTCGTAGCGAACGCTTCCACTATCTCGAACAAAGCCATCACGATCCAGGTGGGACCGCCACCCAACTCTGGCTTGGGGACGCCCAACGCGATTCTCAACGGGATCGAGGTGATGAAGATGAGCAACTCAGCAGGAAGCCTCGACGGCCAGTTCTCCGCTGACGGGTCATATCACGGAGGATCAGGGGCGGTGAGCCTGGAGCGGCGGATCGTGTCTGGAGTCGGGTTGGTACTGGGGGCGGTGGCGATGGTGCTAGTGGTTATGATGTTCTGCCGGTGGAGGCGGCGGCCGGCGGAGTGGAGGAAGATCAACGGCATCTCGTCGTGGCTACTGCCCGTGCACATGAAGCACCGGACCTACGGGAGAAGTAGTGGAAGCAGCAAGGGGAGCTCGAGAGATCGGTTCGGATCGAACAAGTGCAAGAGCGGGTACGCGAATTTGTTCCCGTCTGGGGCGATGGGACTTGGGAGGATCTTCTCGTTGGGGGAGATGAAGGAAGCGACCAACAACTTCGACGAGAAGGCGGTGGTTGGTGTGGGTGGATTTGGAAAGGTGTACTTGGGCGAGTTCGAAGGCACCAAAGTGGCCATTAAAAGAGGGAATCCGTCGTCGGAGCAGGGGATCAACGAATTCCAAGCAGAGATTCAGATGTTGTCCAAGCTCCGGCACCGACATTTGGTCTCGCTGATTGGCTGCTGCTACGAGAACAAGGAGATGATCCTGGTGTACGAGTACATGTCGAAGGGACCGCTGCGCGACCACTTCGTGGGCGGCGACCGGACGCCGCTCTCGTGGAAGCAGCGTCTCGAGGTATGCATCGGCGCCGCCCGAGGACTGCACTACCTCCACACCGGCGCGTCGCATGGGATCATCCACCGCGACGTGAAGACCACCAACATCCTGCTGGACGAGAACCTGGTGGCGAAGATGGCCGACTTCGGGCTGTCGAAGGCGGCGCCGTCGCTGGAGCAGACGCACGTGAGCACGGCGGTGAAGGGTAGCTTCGGATACCTGGACCCGGAGTACTTCCGGCGGCAGCAGCTGACGGAGAAGTCGGACGTGTATTCCTTCGGGGTGGTGCTGTTTGAGGTTCTCTGCGGGCGGGCGGCGCTCAACCCGGCGCTGCCGCGGGATCAGGTGAACCTGGCGGAATGGGCGATGCAGTGGCATCGCCGGGGGCAGCTGGAGAAGATCGTCGACCCGCACATCGCCAGCACCATCAGCCCGGCGTCGCTGAAGAAGTACGTGGAGTCGGCGGAGAAGTGCCTGGCGGAGTGCGGGGTGGACCGGCCGTCCATGGGCGACGTGCTCTGGAGCCTGGAGTACGCCCTGCAGCTCCAGGAGGCGGGTGTGGGGCAGCAGGCCGTTGACGACACCACCGACGAAAGTGCCACCCACATCCCGCTCGACGGAGGACCCGTTCGCCTTCGCGACGACGTAGCCGCCACCTGCGACGACGGAGCCGCCACCGGCGACGATGAGTCGACTCTAATGAGCAACCCACTGTGCCAAGGGAGGTGA
- the LOC122051004 gene encoding mitogen-activated protein kinase kinase 9-like: protein MAAIGNRRLPHLNLTLELPETAAPADCGLRFPFPPLPAGAAAPCFSSSSSSSSTLSTEFRLSDFEKLRVLGHGNGGTVYRVRHRRSAAVYALKVVHADPSLRRQAYREIDILRRATDSDHVVCIHSVVHTPTGDVALLLEHMDGGSLDALLRRRGSRPFPESALASIARQALLGLAELHSRQIVHRDIKPANLLVNSAGVIKIADFGVGKVLRRSLDPCDSYVGTCAYMSPERFDPASHGGDYDPYAADVWSLGLAVLELHRGHFPLLPEGAQPDWAALMVAICLGETIGAVAEGAASCEFRGFIECCLQKESGKRWSVAELLGHPFVARADRAESEQALRELVRENSAES, encoded by the coding sequence ATGGCGGCCATCGGCAATCGAAGGCTTCCCCACCTCAATCTCACCCTCGAACTTCCGGAAACCGCCGCCCCGGCTGACTGTGGCCTCCGCTTCCCGTTTCCACCTCTGCCGGCGGGTGCCGCGGCACCGTGTTTTTCTTCATCTTCGTCTTCCTCCTCTACCCTGTCGACCGAGTTTCGGCTCTCGGACTTCGAGAAGCTTCGGGTGCTCGGACACGGAAACGGAGGCACTGTCTACAGGGTTCGCCACCGCCGTAGCGCCGCCGTGTACGCACTCAAGGTTGTTCACGCCGATCCGTCCCTCCGGCGTCAGGCGTACCGCGAGATCGACATCCTGCGCCGCGCCACGGACTCTGACCATGTAGTATGCATACACTCCGTTGTACACACTCCAACCGGCGACGTAGCGCTCCTTCTGGAGCACATGGACGGCGGATCGCTCGACGCCCTGCTCCGCCGAAGGGGGAGCCGCCCCTTTCCGGAGTCTGCGCTCGCCTCCATCGCCCGCCAGGCCCTCCTCGGCCTCGCCGAACTCCACTCCCGCCAGATCGTGCACCGCGACATCAAGCCCGCCAATCTCCTCGTCAACTCCGCCGGCGTGATCAAGATCGCCGACTTCGGTGTGGGCAAGGTGCTGCGGCGGTCGCTCGACCCCTGCGACTCCTACGTGGGCACCTGCGCCTACATGAGCCCGGAGCGGTTCGATCCGGCGTCGCACGGTGGGGACTACGACCCATACGCGGCCGACGTGTGGAGCCTTGGGCTGGCGGTGCTGGAACTGCACCGCGGTCACTTCCCGCTGCTTCCGGAGGGGGCGCAGCCCGATTGGGCGGCGCTGATGGTGGCGATCTGCTTGGGGGAGACGATCGGAGCGGTAGCAGAGGGTGCGGCGTCGTGCGAGTTCCGGGGATTCATCGAGTGCTGCTTGCAGAAGGAAAGCGGGAAGCGGTGGTCGGTGGCGGAGCTGCTAGGGCACCCGTTCGTCGCCCGCGCGGACCGCGCCGAGTCGGAGCAGGCGCTTCGTGAACTGGTGCGGGAGAACTCGGCCGAATCGTAA
- the LOC122051006 gene encoding putative pre-16S rRNA nuclease gives MKEVKPVELFRKLYCLQNKQKARLLGLDVGQKYVGLAVSDVTNQSTSPLSVLVRKQSNIDLMAKDFQTLVSQFSLAGLVVGFPFSLMGQTSVEAVQIRLFMKELCKTGRLDGLTYTYWDESYTSKCVEALLEPLDLHPVESKTIVDKFAAVGILQGYLDNMNRDLRSRKITIE, from the exons ATGAAGGAAGTTAAACCTGTGGAGTTATTCAGAAAGCTGTACTGTTTACAAAACAAGCAGAAAGCAAGATTGTTGGGATTAGATGTTGGGCAAAAATATGTTGGTTTGGCTGTTTCAGATGTCACTAATCAATCAACGTCACCTTTAAG TGTCTTAGTGAGGAAGCAGTCAAACATTGATTTGATGGCCAAAGATTTCCAAACATTA GTGTCTCAATTTTCTCTTGCGGGTTTGGTTGTTGGTTTCCCTTTTAGCTTGATGGGCCAAACAAGTGTGGAG GCTGTGCAAATTAGGCTTTTCATGAAGGAGCTATGCAAAACAGGGAGACTCGATGGCCTTACCTACACTTACTGGGATGAAAGTTATACGTCAAAG TGTGTTGAAGCCCTTTTGGAGCCTTTGGATCTACATCCAGTGGAATCCAAAACAATCGTAGACAAGTTTGCTGCAGTTGGAATACTCCAG GGGTATTTGGACAACATGAACAGAGATTTGAGATCAAGGAAAATCACAATAGAATGA
- the LOC122051005 gene encoding eukaryotic translation initiation factor 6-2, with protein MASRIQFENNCEVGVFSKLTNAYCLVAIGGSESFYSVFESELADVIPVVKTSIGGTRIVGRLCAGNKNGLLLPHTTTDQELQHLRNSLPDGVVVQRIEERLSALGNCIACNDHVALTHPDLDRETEELIADVLGVEVFRQTIAGNILVGSYCTFSNKGGLVHPHTSIEDLDELSTLLQVPLVAGTVNRGSEVIAAGMTVNDWTAFCGSDTTATELSVIESVFKLREAQPSSIVDEMRKSLIDSYV; from the exons ATGGCTAGTC GCATTCAGTTTGAGAACAATTGTGAGGTTGGGGTATTCTCTAAGCTGACAAATGCCTACTGTTTGGTTGCAATTGGAGGATCAGAGAGCTTTTACAG CGTGTTTGAGTCTGAGTTGGCTGATGTTATCCCTGTGGTCAAGACCTCTATAGGAGGAACTAGAATTGTTGGACGACTTTGTGCTG GAAATAAGAACGGGCTTCTTTTGCCTCACACCACAACAGACCAAG AACTACAACATCTGAGGAACAGTCTGCCTGATGGTGTGGTGGTCCAGAGAATAGAGGAAAGGCTATCTGCTTTAGGCAATTGCATTGCCTGCAATGACCATGTTGCTCTTACACATCCTGACCTGGATCGG GAAACTGAAGAGCTCATTGCGGATGTACTTGGCGTGGAAGTGTTTAGGCAAACGATTGCTGGAAACATACTAGTGGGGAGTTACTGTACATTTTCGAATAAAGGGGGACTG GTACACCCTCATACATCCATCGAAGACCTTGATGAACTGTCAACACTTCTCCAAGTCCCTCTGGTCGCCGGAACAGTGAACCGAGGCAGTGAGGTCATTGCTGCTGGAATGACTGTCAATGACTGGACGGCTTTCTGCGGATCTGACACCACCGCAACTGAGCTCTCCGTCATTGAGAGTGTCTTCAAACTAAGAGAAGCACAGCCAAGCTCCATCGTAGATGAGATGAGGAAGTCTCTCATCGACAGTTATGTGTGA